In Cyprinus carpio isolate SPL01 chromosome B16, ASM1834038v1, whole genome shotgun sequence, the following are encoded in one genomic region:
- the LOC109105735 gene encoding cation-dependent mannose-6-phosphate receptor-like — MVLVSPVKVLLLSLRIITPLFRTTVLEVQAELITKNCKLISGSDSDKNALNLLEPLTNQNFTAEKPEDGYVYIFQVCGDAGGMKNAGLVQKDKKDGKLVRIGNYNQTRAIRGSDWVLLFYEGGDKYETCSQEPRRALIMISCSTSTKNAFSVVLEDNQKDQGCYYLFELDSNAVCPVIPSKLSAGSIILIIVFCCLAVYLTGGFLYQRLVVGAKGVEQFPNYAFWSEIGNLSADGCDFVCRSRGNREEAPTYRGVATEPLGEEQEERDDHLLPM; from the exons ATGGTCTTG GTGTCACCTGTGAAAGTCCTGTTGCTGTCTCTGAGAATAATCACTCCTCTTTTTCGTACTACTGTGCTGGAAGTGCAAGCTGAGTTGATCACAAAAAACTGCAAGCTGATTTCAGGGAGCGATTCTGACAAAAATGCGCTCAATTTACTGGAGCCTCTCACAAATCAAAa CTTCACCGCAGAAAAACCGGAGGATGgatatgtgtatatttttcagGTGTGTGGAGATGCTGGCGGAATGAAGAATGCAGGTCTTGtgcagaaagacaaaaaagatGGAAAGCTGGTTCGAATTGGGAACTACAACCAAACACGAGCTATTAGAGGAA GTGACTGGGTTCTGCTCTTCTATGAGGGGGGAGATAAATACGAAACCTGTTCACAAGAGCCAAGAAGAGCCCTGATTATGATTTCATGCAGTACGAGTACTAAG aATGCATTTTCAGTGGTTTTGGAGGACAATCAGAAGGATCAGGGCTGTTATTACCTGTTTGAGCTGGACTCTAATGCAGTCTGTCCTGTAATCCCATCCAAACTCAGTGCCGGCTCCATAATCCTTATTAT TGTGTTCTGCTGCCTGGCTGTGTATCTTACTGGTGGATTCCTCTATCAGCGACTGGTAGTTGGAGCCAAGGGAGTTGAACAGTTCCCTAACTACGCCTTTTGGTCAGAGATCGGCAACTTATCtgct GACGGATGCGATTTTGTCTGCCGTTCCCGTGGCAACAGAGAAGAAGCGCCCACATATAGAGGCGTGGCTACTGAACCTCTTGGGGAAGAGCAAGAGGAAAGGGATGACCATTTACTTCCCATGTGA
- the LOC109105731 gene encoding rho guanine nucleotide exchange factor 5-like, with amino-acid sequence MCEQLNVRLSSKDKNWLFSRLNDFLSQLEEAVEKDIMRFTVCDIIIKHCPRFRNVYVPYLTNQSYQDKTYQRLMDESHEFRRVVEKLERNPVCQRLPLRSFLILPFQRITRLKLLVQNIVKITAPKTNDEAQAIKAMKLLEKMIQDSNESISQMKNIESLVTLNAKVDFECRTLPLIRSGPEELVREGPVTELRDFSLKDREEERNAYMHLFNDYLLVSLRKEGGRFTVIDHAPVSELRVENCRFKLHSLQKNLFRLHMPQKALLLRTDTQANKLRWISALSRPYPEIDFSAVQDIPQMQCIKAFVAQQPDELSLEKAEVLLVHQQSSDGWVEGTRLSDRQRGWGPESHLETIVSDKARKRNLLDTMKLLQLQYLSLQEL; translated from the exons ATGTGCGAACAGCTCAACGTTCGCCTGtcttcaaaagacaaaaactggCTGTTTTCCAGGCTAAATGAT TTTCTGTCTCAGCTGGAAGAAGCAGTGGAGAAGGACATTATGCGATTTACCGTCTGTGACATCATTATCAAACACTGTCCACGATTCAGGAATGTGTATGTGCCATACCTTACCAACCAATCATATCAGGACAAGACATATCAAAGATTGAT GGACGAGAGTCATGAATTCCGTAGAGTTGTGGAAAAGTTGGAGCGTAATCCGGTTTGTCAACGACTGCCTCTACGGTCTTTCCTCATTCTGCCATTTCAAAGAATCACACGCCTCAAATTGCTAGTACAG AATATTGTAAAGATAACTGCTCCAAAAACCAATGATGAAGCACAGGCCATTAAGGCCATGAAACTACTTGAAAAG ATGATCCAGGACAGTAATGAAAGTATCTCTCAAATGAAGAACATCGAGTCACTTGTGACCCTCAATGCCAAAGTTGACTTTGAGTGCAGG ACTCTTCCATTGATCAGGTCAGGTCCCGAAGAACTGGTACGAGAGGGACCTGTGACTGAACTGAGAGACTTTTCTCTGAAAGACAGGGAAGAAGAGAGAAATGCTTATATGCACCTTTTCAATGACTATCTCCTGGTCTCTTTGCGGAAAGA AGGGGGTAGGTTTACAGTTATCGATCATGCACCTGTGTCAGAGCTGCGGGTTGAGAACTGCAGGTTCAAACTGCATTCCCTACAAAAAAACCTGTTCCGTCTGCACATGCCACAAAAAGCCCTGCTCTTGCGGACAGATACCCA AGCCAATAAATTGCGCTGGATATCAGCACTTTCACGTCCTTATCCTGAGATTGACTTCAGTGCAGTTCAGG ACATTCCACAAATGCAGTGCATCAAAGCATTTGTTGCTCAGCAGCCTGATGAGCTAAGTTTAGAGAAAGCTGAAGTTCTGTTAGTTCACCAGCAGAGTAGTGATG GCTGGGTGGAAGGAACTCGTCTGTCAGACAGACAACGTGGTTGGGGTCCCGAGTCTCATCTTGAGACAATAGTCAGCGACAAAGCAAGAAAGCGCAACCTGCTGGACACCATGAAATTGCTACAGCTGCAAT ACTTAAGCCTTCAAGAACTTTAA
- the LOC109105734 gene encoding LOW QUALITY PROTEIN: coiled-coil domain-containing protein 106-like (The sequence of the model RefSeq protein was modified relative to this genomic sequence to represent the inferred CDS: inserted 1 base in 1 codon), whose translation MNDADAAARKRASSRELHTPKNEDAFEISIPFEDNNFDQQGGFYNQNEHNFDGSDPPAPNSSYLLITNLRTQLQISLEKNSWLQKRIEDLEEERDFLRCQLDRFIFSTKSQESNGNDSRSFSWRRRRENDRDQQVESQRSANRQSFQQRPTQQTSANPKALSSVPGPVSAQINSLYASPHPQPLLQGHGGGSTSSSCSSNNRSRNELQESLTLLGDEEEDEYLEDSYLEEEEMMSGEDVITENMSLRNIGTAGRPTGSHPALKRRRVFRIARGRERQRVKDAAGVLFRYKKILVTYQRLKNMSKAFQIHGVDRNTVASTTPIAELLLVAPEKVAEXGEFDPSKEKLLDYARRCYIALDPQTLSKVQALKKNNLLLPISYRLKGTDNR comes from the exons ATGAATGATGCGGATGCAGCCGCAAGGAAGCGCGCGAGTTCCCGAGAGCTCCACA CTCCCAAGAATGAGGATGCCTTTGAAATCTCCATTCCTTTCGAAGACAACAACTTTGATCAGCAGGGAGGCTTCTACAACCAGAACGAGCACAACTTTGACG GTAGTGATCCACCAGCACCGAACAGCTCGTACCTGTTAATCACTAACCTGCGCACACAACTGCAGATCTCACTGGAGAAAAATTCATGGCTGCAGAAACGCATCGAGGACCTGGAGGAGGAGAGGGACTTCCTGCGCTGCCAGCTCGATCGGTTCATCTTCTCAACCAAGAGTCAGGAAAGTAACG GTAATGATTCCAGGAGTTTTTCTTGGAGAAGGAGAAGAGAAAATGATCGCG ATCAACAAGTGGAGAGCCAGCGTTCGGCCAACCGTCAGTCATTCCAGCAGAGGCCAACCCAACAGACTTCAGCCAATCCCAAGGCCCTGAGCTCTGTTCCTGGTCCAGTCAGTGCTCAGataaattccttgtatgcatCTCCCCACCCTCAGCCTCTTTTGCAGGGCCACGGTGGCGgcagcaccagcagcagctgcagtaGCAACAACAGGTCACGCAATGAACTGCAAG AATCCCTCACTCTTCTGggtgatgaagaagaggatgaatACCTTGAGGATAGCTATCTTGAGGAAGAGGAAATGATGTCAGGAGAGGATGTGATAACAGAGAACATGTCACTTCGGAACATTGGCACAGCTGGAAGACCCACCGGCAGTCATCCAGCTCTGAAGAGAAGAAGGGTTTTTAGAATCGccagagggagagaaagacagagag TGAAAGATGCAGCAGGTGTGCTGTTCCGCTATAAAAAGATCCTAGTTACATACCAGAGGTTGAAGAACATGTCCAAGGCCTTCCAGATCCACGGTGTAGATCGTAATACGGTGGCCTCTACCACACCCATTGCTGAGCTTCTGCTGGTGGCTCCAGAGAAGGTGGCTG TTGGCGAGTTTGACCCATCTAAAGAAAAGCTTCTGGACTACGCCCGGCGCTGTTATATCGCCCTCGACCCCCAGACTCTCAGCAAAGTGCAAGCTCTGAAGAAGAACAACCTCCTCCTGCCCATCTCATACag GTTGAAAGGAACGGATAATCGATAA